A genomic window from Chrysoperla carnea chromosome 3, inChrCarn1.1, whole genome shotgun sequence includes:
- the LOC123296771 gene encoding DNA-directed RNA polymerase II subunit Rpb4 — translation MQNTADLVEEDAADLQFPKEFENAETLLISEVHMLLEHRKAQNESAEEEQEFSEVFMKTLTYTNRCRKFKNKETIAAVRNLLMQKKLHKFELAALANLCPETPEEAKSLIPSLEGRFEDEELRIVLEDIQTKRSLQY, via the coding sequence ATGCAAAATACGGCAGATTTGGTTGAAGAAGACGCAGCTGATTTACAATTCCCGAAAGAATTCGAAAATGCCGAAACTCTTTTAATATCTGAAGTGCACATGTTACTGGAACATCGTAAGGCACAAAATGAATCCGCCGAAGAAGAACAAGAATTTTCTGAAGTGTTTATGAAAACATTAACATATACTAATCGatgtcgaaaatttaaaaacaaagaaacaatTGCTGCCGTACGAAATTTATTAATGCAAaagaaattacataaatttgaattggcTGCGTTGGCAAATTTATGCCCTGAAACACCTGAAGAAGCTAAATCATTGATACCTTCGTTGGAGGGGCGATTTGAAGATGAAGAATTACGAATTGTATTAGAAGATATACAAACTAAACGTAGTTTGCAGTActga
- the LOC123296772 gene encoding biogenesis of lysosome-related organelles complex 1 subunit 1 has translation MLSSMLKEHQMRQSEKKEEQEKKRKEAIAAADELAHALVDHLNVGVAQSYLNQKKLDAEAKRLHQGSAEFSKMTQQWLNLVEQYSSALKEIGDVENWAKTIASDMQTITRALENAYKTAQETPQL, from the exons ATGTTGTCTTCTATGTTAAAAGAGCACCAGATGAGGCAGTCTGAGAAGAAAGAAGAGCAAG aaaaaaaacgaaaagaagcTATTGCAGCCGCTGATGAATTAGCTCATGCTTTAGTTGATCATTTAAATGTTGG GGTGGCTCAATCGTATTTGAATCAAAAGAAATTAGATGCTGAAGCGAAAAGATTACACCAAGGTTCAgctgaattttcaaaaatgacacAACAATGGCTTAATTTAGTAGAACAATATAGCAGTGCCTTAAAAGAGATTGGAGATGTGGAAAATTGGGCAAAAACTATTGCAAGCGATATGCAAACAATCACTCGAGCATTAGAAAATGCTTACAAAACAGCGCAAGAAACTCCACAACTTTGa
- the LOC123296755 gene encoding uncharacterized protein LOC123296755, with protein sequence MGDVEGSRLKSECTSSSNQTIATCEMVNYPQWPPTIEDAVEDPKLEDPTTVSDDDLLNSTIRKRKKSECDDFLGFKKHCIDEATDMYRKCLKYSNTFDIKLENGFEETLPAAQSSRTKSEYAQYLGLQPTVKFKCIKCSTSNFPTLTALNKHLEKCENQSTSSKLNTAEDDGHQTSTPNDADDSSVTKPPSGASSSNSTNFKITRRVYLCSACGVYFEIWKLFLHMRTAHRRYICLICLGLFSIAEKLSNHLIVKHNILAKNYDNLTNFFHDFTGQNFIMCCQCEKMFTEKDNFVEHICEVNGNSQPATATSSTNVMKKITPPKLSETPKINSSPVNKINLKLKNKILPSEHVTADTQEEDATTSDNGIQEKTPDIEPENPIIENTSKIDESKIITSPSSPQPETKEPEEMKNLVNSPVNKMEIEENENYMGNSEIKNDVTKTDNKNEVMLTESTPDEELRRVPKVTLKIPKSDENYVDKCVESDTDSDDSFKLTMEIESNKKCESFPIADTDIPIVELGLRPSLDKITIQSLLKDFIRATCYTCIYCNYARKIAVNGKQLGLHMIAEHRFSATADSITAEELLPETFVKHIQDNFEDLSKLYFNLESYDNSDSQGMIPYDRTYECFQCRFVTTVHKELYLHNRKMHQKTLLLCIMCKSTFYSYSELLCHLCPGVYLGDVSVLFRCCLCPIDSLPSAFRLMVHLRKRHHACDVCLETCNSQSKLSNHVWKHKLHHLCYRCGIAYRNKPDITKHLFWKHGTESVLCKKCLQKKWPHVYHFCIPPTSFLCDECNKVFSTAVALKVHKRLHSNVKPYTCTEPNCTEAFISKKLLGKHLLAHQEPNIPATTPLESDDIDVQDEEEPVTNVSVVQETSENVEVAKDEKPAEEEAPKVIKDVLDLPALNLSESSDSDSEDDAPSQPPPRETKQEEILLSEESDNVVPPPVVIENIWDNFKNYQASVEKRNLSPVTAETDVQKESDATNLAFLLEVIMSDHDYCAPEGQQPAEEHEIKTEKDECCDSKNEKETTTKAASDSSSDSDSSSCSCGSNCSCSSSSSNDSSSSSSSSSDSDSSSSDDGQRSTRKQKRKERSKPKSKQKISETSSNIDVVHVEDVHGVQQQSPPPSIPVAPPVIPDIPIYESDLFTDESETDEDFYDECPQLLAKKLIEEKKNQLLLDVGGPPLSAINGTSFLETSRSSTPNLPVEEHQNLMIKLKKPKNKSKKRKRSQKKLTLSTSSPIRPSAEAVLPPLKLNIPSSFYKSSPNSQNMMSSSTPNTTIPTIPSSGPPVALPPSVPTTPVTLSLSTSLYNSNTGSGSETDSTLRLSKRRRVPNKFYGYSSDEDQPSSAHQQQQRLLNKLAISTEPPQLQWNKEDLPSPRSSNVPETPPYVPAPIIWNTKIATTPPVPPIVLNTPPAPTQQVVPPSSSSSESDAPDSDDDEQRLHISHSPPPALPSVTVPSTPIQPSAPQITHPPPTMLSLNTAPRPTENLYCYCQCPYDEVSEMIACDGKKCAIEWFHFECVGIMVPPKGKWFCPDCRKQTTSSSSSSQSQSTTQLPQQLPPQPQRPEYFMSQ encoded by the coding sequence ATGGGAGATGTGGAGGGAAGCCGGTTGAAATCAGAATGTACATCATCGTCAAATCAAACAATTGCCACATGTGAAATGGTAAACTATCCACAATGGCCACCTACAATCGAAGATGCAGTCGAAGATCCCAAACTCGAAGATCCAACGACAGTCTCCGACGACGATCTTTTAAATTCGACAATACGTAAACGAAAGAAAAGTGAATGTGACGATTTTCTGGGGTTCAAAAAACATTGTATCGACGAAGCAACCGATATGTATCGCAAATGCTTAAAATATTCGAATACTTTTGATATCAAATTAGAAAATGGTTTCGAGGAAACATTACCCGCAGCTCAGTCATCGAGAACGAAATCAGAATATGCACAATATTTAGGTTTACAACCAACGGTGAAATTTAAGTGTATTAAATGTTCCACATCCAATTTTCCAACACTAACGGCGTTAAATAAACAtctagaaaaatgtgaaaatcaaTCGACATCATCTAAACTAAACACCGCGGAAGATGATGGCCATCAAACTTCGACTCCAAATGATGCAGACGATTCGAGTGTAACAAAACCACCATCAGGAGCTTCTTCGTCGAATTCAACAAACTTTAAAATCACACGACGCGTATATTTATGTTCGGCATGTGgagtttatttcgaaatttggaaattatttcTACACATGCGTACTGCTCATCGACGATATATCTGTTTAATATGTTTAGGTTTATTTTCTATTGCCGAAAAACTTTCCAATCATCTAATCGTAAAACATAACATCTTAGCGAAAAACTAcgataatttaacaaatttcttTCACGATTTTACgggtcaaaattttattatgtgttGTCAGTGTGAGAAAATGTTTACAGAAAAGGATAATTTTGTTGAACATATTTGTGAAGTTAATGGAAATAGTCAGCCGGCTACGGCTACATCATCTACAAATGTTATGAAGAAAATTACCCCTCCAAAACTATCAGAAActccaaaaattaattcttcaccagtaaataaaataaatttgaaattaaaaaataaaattttacctagTGAACATGTAACAGCGGATACGCAAGAAGAGGATGCTACCACATCTGATAATGGTATCCAAGAAAAAACTCCTGATATCGAACCTGAAAATCCAATCATTGAAAACACATCAAAAATTgatgaatcaaaaattattacatcacCGTCTTCACCACAACCCGAAACAAAAGAACcagaagaaatgaaaaatttggtaaattcccctgtaaataaaatggaaatagaagaaaatgaaaattatatgggaaatagtgaaataaaaaatgatgtgaCAAAAACTGATAATAAAAATGAGGTTATGTTAACTGAATCCACACCTGATGAAGAATTACGACGTGTTCCAAAAGTGAcgttaaaaataccaaaaagtGATGAAAATTATGTGGACAAATGTGTGGAAAGTGATACAGATAGTGATgatagttttaaattaacaatgGAAATtgaatcgaataaaaaatgtgaaagtTTTCCAATTGCGGACACGGATATACCAATTGTTGAACTCGGTTTACGACCATCATTAGATAAAATTACGATACAAagtttattaaaagattttatacGGGCAACATGTTACACgtgtatttattgtaattacgCTCGGAAAATCGCTGTTAACGGAAAACAATTAGGTTTACATATGATTGCTGAGCATCGTTTTTCCGCGACAGCGGATAGTATAACCGCTGAAGAACTTTTACCGGAAACATTTGTTAAACATATTCAGGATAATTTCGAggatttaagtaaattatattttaacctaGAAAGTTATGATAATTCTGATTCGCAAGGTATGATCCCGTATGATCGGACTTATGAATGCTTTCAATGCCGATTCGTAACAACGGTTCACAAAGAACTGTATCTACATAATCGAAAAATGCACCAGAAAACGTTACTTTTGTGTATAATGTGTAAGTCTACTTTTTATAGCTACAGTGAATTATTGTGTCATCTCTGTCCGGGAGTTTATCTAGGGGATGTTAGTGTGTTATTTCGGTGTTGTTTATGCCCAATTGACAGTTTACCATCAGCGTTTCGATTAATGGTTCATCTTCGAAAACGCCATCATGCATGTGATGTTTGTCTCGAGACATGTAACTCCCAATCAAAACTTTCGAATCACGTTTGGAAGCATAAACTTCATCATCTTTGTTATCGATGTGGCATTGCTTATCGCAATAAACCAGATATCACGAAACACTTATTCTGGAAACATGGAACCGAAAGTGTGCTTTGTAAGaaatgcttacaaaaaaaatggcCCCATGTGTATCATTTTTGTATACCGCCAACGAGTTTTCTATGTGATGAATGCAATAAAGTTTTCTCAACGGCTGTTGCGTTAAAAGTTCACAAACGACTGCATAGTAACGTAAAACCATACACGTGTACGGAACCTAATTGTACGGAGgcgtttatttcgaaaaaattgttaggGAAACATTTATTAGCACATCAAGAGCCTAATATACCGGCTACGACGCCCTTAGAGAGTGATGATATTGATGTACAGGATGAGGAAGAACCAGTTACAAATGTTTCAGTTGTACAAGAAACTTCTGAAAATGTGGAGGTAGCTAAAGATGAAAAACCTGCTGAAGAAGAGGCTCCTAAAGTTATTAAAGATGTTCTTGATTTACCTGCGTTAAATTTATCAGAAAGTTCTGATTCAGATTCTGAAGATGATGCTCCAAGTCAACCACCTCCTAGAGAAACAAAGCAAGAAGAAATTCTTCTATCAGAAGAATCGGATAATGTTGTACCACCACCAgttgttatagaaaatatttgggataattttaaaaattatcaagctTCGGTAGAGAAACGTAATTTATCACCAGTTACTGCTGAAACAGATGTACAAAAAGAAAGCGACGCAACAAACTTAGCATTTTTATTAGAGGTAATTATGAGCGATCATGATTATTGTGCACCAGAAGGTCAACAGCCAGCTGAAGAACATGAAATAAAGACTGAGAAAGACGAATGCTGTGATTCGAAGAATGAAAAGGAGACCACGACCAAAGCGGCTAGTGACAGTAGCAGTGATAGTGATTCTAGTTCTTGTAGTTGTGGTTCAAATTGTAGTTGTAGTAGTTCTAGTTCTAACGATAGTTCATCAAGTTCGTCGTCCAGTTCGGATTCAGATAGTTCAAGCTCTGACGATGGTCAACGAAGTACTAGAAAACAAAAGCGTAAAGAACGTAGTAAACCTAAAAGTAAACAGAAAATTAGTGAAACATCGTCAAATATTGACGTTGTACACGTAGAAGATGTACACGGTGTCCAACAACAATCACCACCCCCTAGTATCCCTGTAGCACCCCCAGTAATACCCGATATTCCAATATACGAATCAGATTTATTCACTGATGAAAGCGAAACAGATGAAGACTTCTATGATGAGTGTCCTCAACTTTTagcgaaaaaattaattgaagaaaaaaagaatCAGTTATTACTGGATGTTGGAGGACCTCCATTATCTGCAATAAACGGTACAAGTTTCCTAGAAACTTCTCGATCATCAACACCTAATTTACCCGTCGAAGAACATCAAAACTTGATGATTAAgttaaagaaaccaaaaaataaatcaaagaaaCGTAAACGTAGTCAAAAGAAACTAACACTATCGACGTCATCTCCAATTCGACCTAGTGCAGAAGCGGTGCTACCTccgttaaaattaaacattccttcatcattttataaatcatcACCAAATTCTCAAAACATGATGTCATCTTCAACACCTAACACAACAATTCCAACGATACCATCTTCAGGGCCACCTGTTGCATTACCTCCAAGCGTACCTACAACACCCGTTACATTGTCCTTATCAACTTCGTTGTATAATAGTAACACGGGTAGTGGATCGGAAACGGACAGTACGTTACGGCTATCGAAACGACGGCGAGTACCCAATAAGTTTTATGGGTATTCAAGTGACGAAGACCAACCGTCTTCGGctcatcaacaacaacaacgattattaaataaattagcaATATCGACAGAACCACCACAGTTACAATGGAATAAAGAGGATTTACCATCTCCGCGAAGCAGCAATGTTCCAGAAACACCCCCATATGTACCTGCACCTATTATATGGAATACTAAAATTGCAACCACACCCCCGGTACCACCGATAGTTCTAAATACTCCACCAGCTCCAACGCAACAAGTTGTACCACCTAGTTCTAGTTCAAGTGAAAGTGATGCTCCAGATAGTGATGACGATGAACAACGTTTACACATTAGTCATTCACCACCTCCAGCATTACCTAGTGTAACTGTACCATCAACTCCAATCCAACCTAGTGCACCACAAATAACGCATCCACCTCCGACGATGCTATCACTAAATACAGCTCCACGTCCTACCGAAAACTTATATTGCTATTGCCAATGTCCTTACGACGAAGTTTCAGAGATGATTGCATGTGACGGAAAGAAATGTGCAATTGAATGGTTTCATTTTGAGTGTGTGGGTATCATGGTACCACCGAAAGGTAAATGGTTTTGTCCCGATTGTCGGAAACAAACCACGTCTTCGTCATCATCATCACAATCACAATCTACGACTCAACTGCCTCAACAGTTGCCGCCACAACCTCAAAGACCTGAATATTTTATGTCACAGTAG